One Littorina saxatilis isolate snail1 linkage group LG14, US_GU_Lsax_2.0, whole genome shotgun sequence genomic region harbors:
- the LOC138947098 gene encoding uncharacterized protein yields the protein MGMSCTHHQGDEFSAEARQHDFYRHMCEGNRGQLLHVCSYGKWTRAHRVMCGFTDSADYTTPRDSHQRYGILVKPDTTEGRYFSVAWKNNQELHLKEKSVTVSYTVKVPRIPITSDNIRRHAWFQTRHNRRHKECSIVASRGSMVVLQVNSDRHFVTGKFYIFDLQKQICLGHFLVLYHTRRWYEVYISPSKTRILLRPDHLTRIVVHPDIYVIQNLFLCKAAGMMSVSHIPGFLRAHAMTFNPILGDDAMILGLARDIEVRCCFGDWPVKQQFSNLNLPADIQQIRASSTGNFIAVRCVHPVHSREYFTNYVVVLSFPQVSVLMQLDARGCYWPVSEVINLQVFPRFSPSEACVAVMRNCHYKRKVYVYKLPVQIASLQELCRRSLLHLVGVQELGKLPLPKKLLDFVQHRGEPSIMPRFRKP from the coding sequence ATGGGGATGTCATGCACACATCACCAGGGAGACGAGTTCTCTGCCGAGGCCCGACAGCATGACTTCTACCGACACATGTGTGAGGGTAACCGCGGGCAACTTCTACACGTGTGTTCTTATGGCAAGTGGACACGCGCACATCGCGTCATGTGTGGATTCACAGACAGTGCCGACTACACGACGCCTCGAGACTCGCACCAACGTTACGGAATCCTCGTCAAACCCGACACGACGGAGGGGAGATATTTCAGTGTTGCGTGGAAGAACAATCAGGAGCTTCACTTAAAGGAGAAGTCGGTGACGGTAAGCTACACAGTCAAAGTTCCACGCATCCCCATCACCAGTGACAACATCAGAAGACACGCCTGGTTTCAAACCAGACACAACCGACGGCACAAAGAGTGCAGCATTGTGGCTTCCCGTGGCAGCATGGTGGTGTTACAGGTCAACTCGGACCGCCATTTTGTGACCGGCAAGTTTTACATCTTTGACCTGCAGAAACAGATCTGCTTGGGACACTTTCTGGTGCTGTACCACACGCGGCGCTGGTACGAAGTGTATATCTCACCGTCCAAGACACGAATCTTGCTGAGACCGGACCACCTGACGCGGATTGTGGTTCACCCAGACATTTACGTCATTCAGAATCTCTTCCTCTGCAAAGCCGCTGGAATGATGAGCGTGTCTCACATCCCTGGATTTCTTCGCGCTCACGCTATGACCTTCAACCCTATCCTCGGAGACGACGCCATGATTCTGGGGCTTGCGCGTGACATCGAAGTGAGGTGCTGCTTCGGCGACTGGCCGGTCAAACAGCAGTTCTCCAATCTGAACTTGCCGGCAGACATTCAGCAGATTCGAGCCAGCAGCACAGGAAACTTTATCGCTGTAAGGTGCGTGCACCCTGTCCACAGCCGCGAGTATTTCACCAACTACGTGGTCGTGCTCAGTTTCCCACAAGTCTCTGTGCTCATGCAGCTGGACGCTCGCGGCTGTTACTGGCCCGTGTCAGAGGTCATCAACCTCCAGGTGTTCCCGCGTTTCTCGCCAAGCGAAGCGTGCGTGGCGGTGATGCGGAACTGTCACTACAAGCGCAAGGTGTATGTGTACAAGCTACCCGTGCAGATCGCATCGCTTCAGGAGCTGTGTCGCCGTTCCCTCCTTCACCTGGTGGGGGTGCAGGAATTGGGCAAACTGCCGCTGCCCAAAAAGCTTCTGGATTTTGTTCAACATCGCGGAGAACCCAGCATCATGCCGAGATTTCGTAAACCATAG
- the LOC138947099 gene encoding keratin-associated protein 4-5-like, whose translation MLTVKMLKLLETGTCRDLHLQDGDKHGQTSQRPPDTLRLCSYHSSQLRPYTCQISQLRPDTCQISQLRPDTCQINQRRPYTCHISPDTCHISQLRPDTCQISQQRPDTSQISQLRPYTCHISQLRPHTCQISHLRAFTCQISHRRLNSCQTIQQRGNSRLGTTCEPTC comes from the exons ATGCTGACTGTGAAAATGCTGAAATTGCTGGAGACTGGAACGTGTCGCGACTTGCACCTCCAAGACGGAGACAAGCACGGGCAGACCAGCCAACGGCCCCCGGACACGCTTCGCCTGTGCAGCTACCACAGCAGCCAGCTGCGCCCGTACACCTGCCAGATCAGTCAGCTACGCCCGGACACCTGCCAAATCAGCCAGCTACGCCCGGACACCTGTCAGATCAACCAGCGACGCCCGTACACCTGCCACATCAGCCCGGACACCTGCCACATCAGCCAGCTACGCCCGGACACCTGCCAGATCAGCCAACAACGCCCGGACACCAGCCAGATCAGCCAGCTACGCCCGTACACCTGCCACATCAGCCAGCTACGCCCGCACACCTGCCAGATAAGCCATCTACGCGCGTTCACCTGCCAGATCAGCCATCGACGCCTCAACAGCTGCCAGACCATCCAGCAAAGAG GGAACTCAAGATTGGGGACTACGTGTGAGCCTACCTGTTGA